One segment of Candidatus Pelagibacter ubique HTCC1062 DNA contains the following:
- a CDS encoding class II glutamine amidotransferase: MCGIAGLIHRGKSSNVGSELQGMLQALKHRGEDSTGYALYGDTDGKNFIMRFKVGENVGEGSSSIMEDVSVYDKRKKIVDQYLSELGAKIVKEERILPYSLRYELDYDVKDLLEFSQKIESIPGVEILSMGKSLEVIKDLGNAQMVLDRYDLGKVVGTHAIGHARMATESGVDIKSAHPFWGYPFSDVSVVHNGQLTNYWNNRRMLENKGMRFMSECDSELIAVYIAQKMKEGASLEEGMKASLTGLDGVFTYFVATKDSLGMAKDTMAAKPLVLYESDDLVAMGSEEIAIRSVLPQEIDTYDPFDGEVKVWQI; the protein is encoded by the coding sequence ATGTGTGGAATAGCAGGATTAATACATAGAGGAAAATCATCCAATGTAGGAAGTGAGCTACAAGGAATGCTTCAAGCTTTAAAACATAGAGGAGAAGATTCTACAGGTTATGCTTTGTATGGAGATACTGATGGTAAAAATTTTATCATGCGTTTTAAAGTTGGAGAAAATGTTGGTGAAGGAAGTTCATCCATAATGGAAGATGTTTCTGTTTATGACAAAAGAAAGAAAATTGTTGATCAATATTTATCTGAACTAGGTGCTAAAATAGTAAAAGAGGAAAGAATTTTACCCTACTCTTTGAGATATGAGCTTGATTATGATGTAAAAGATCTACTAGAATTTTCACAAAAGATTGAAAGTATTCCAGGTGTTGAAATTTTATCTATGGGAAAATCCTTAGAGGTAATTAAAGATTTAGGAAATGCTCAAATGGTTCTTGATAGGTATGATTTAGGTAAAGTAGTTGGAACTCATGCAATTGGCCATGCAAGAATGGCTACAGAATCTGGTGTAGATATTAAATCAGCCCACCCTTTTTGGGGTTATCCTTTCAGTGATGTATCAGTAGTTCATAACGGTCAGTTAACTAACTATTGGAACAATAGAAGAATGCTTGAAAATAAAGGCATGAGATTTATGTCTGAGTGCGATTCAGAATTAATAGCGGTTTATATTGCTCAAAAAATGAAAGAAGGAGCAAGCCTTGAAGAGGGCATGAAAGCTTCATTAACAGGTCTTGATGGAGTGTTTACATATTTTGTTGCAACTAAAGATTCTTTAGGAATGGCAAAAGATACTATGGCTGCAAAACCTTTGGTTCTTTATGAGTCAGATGATTTAGTGGCAATGGGCTCAGAAGAAATAGCAATCAGATCAGTTCTACCACAAGAGATAGATACATATGATCCATTTGATGGAGAGGTAAAAGTATGGCAAATTTAA
- a CDS encoding GXGXG motif-containing protein has protein sequence MANLKNTEKKTKAQSMGMHSEVLTGRTQQKFFNPDEGENLYYFGTYDVDFNKRTELDVKDMTAPEANKEIDNLMSQGFGTIVIKNPQGKHSLGVGILNKLNLIFEGSLGYFGMGSCDGPTVRINGRVGWSCAENLMAGKVVIEKNAGSCFGAAIRGGDLICKGSVGARTGIDMKGGTIIVGGDAGAFTGFMMQRGRIIILGDVGINLGDSMYDGTIFIGGKIGSFGSDAVPADLTASDQDWLKRKLKVAEIGEKFDVSKMTKIVAGKKLWNYDNLEPHEKKGAI, from the coding sequence ATGGCAAATTTAAAGAATACAGAGAAAAAAACTAAAGCCCAGTCAATGGGTATGCACTCAGAAGTTTTAACAGGAAGAACTCAACAAAAGTTTTTTAATCCTGATGAAGGTGAAAACCTTTATTATTTTGGAACTTACGATGTAGATTTTAATAAAAGAACAGAGCTAGATGTTAAAGATATGACAGCTCCAGAAGCTAATAAAGAAATTGATAACTTAATGAGCCAAGGATTTGGCACAATTGTTATTAAAAACCCTCAAGGTAAACATAGTTTAGGGGTTGGTATTTTAAATAAATTAAATTTAATTTTTGAGGGAAGTTTAGGTTATTTTGGTATGGGTTCATGTGATGGACCTACTGTTAGAATTAATGGTAGAGTTGGTTGGTCTTGTGCAGAAAACTTAATGGCAGGAAAAGTTGTTATAGAGAAAAATGCAGGGTCTTGCTTTGGTGCCGCTATAAGAGGTGGTGATTTAATTTGCAAAGGAAGTGTTGGTGCAAGAACTGGAATTGACATGAAGGGTGGAACTATCATTGTTGGTGGTGATGCTGGAGCGTTCACTGGTTTTATGATGCAAAGAGGAAGAATAATTATTCTTGGTGATGTTGGAATAAACTTAGGTGACTCTATGTATGATGGCACAATCTTTATTGGTGGAAAAATAGGATCATTTGGAAGTGATGCTGTGCCTGCTGATCTAACTGCTAGTGATCAAGATTGGTTAAAACGAAAATTAAAAGTTGCAGAAATTGGTGAAAAATTTGATGTTAGTAAAATGACTAAAATTGTAGCTGGTAAAAAACTTTGGAACTATGACAATCTAGAACCTCATGAAAAGAAAGGAGCTATCTAA
- a CDS encoding FMN-binding glutamate synthase family protein has protein sequence MAKKKTKKNEKKLKKAKGSVGGKADVHAHEDGKRNKSLLGHNAIFTPEVIDDIHIKAQLGRYRMRGMALMKKIPTFDDLVFLPGTLTRFVIEGYREKCETKTIIGPNCENPIELDIPVYITGMSFGALSYEAKTALARGATMAGSATCSGEGGMIPDERRYSEKWYYQCIQSRYGFNPHHAQLADAIEVFIGQGQKVGMGGHLMGQKVTDQVAEMRSLPSGIDQRSPARHPDWLGPDDLALKVEELRQLTKNKVPIQLKLGASKVYDDVRMAAKCNPDSIFLDGMEGSTGAGPHIAAANTGIPGIAAIREARRAIDDVGKTGQVTLIYAGGIRDGADMAKALALGADAIAIGTGALIALNCNKDIPEANFEKEMGVKAGDCYHCHTGRCPVGVATQDPKLRARLNPDDAALRVYNYLHAMTLEAQLLARACGKTNIHSLEPEDLAALTMEASALAKVPLTGTNFTVGVDNYHKI, from the coding sequence ATGGCTAAAAAGAAAACAAAAAAAAATGAAAAAAAATTAAAAAAAGCTAAAGGTAGTGTTGGTGGAAAAGCTGATGTTCATGCACATGAAGATGGTAAAAGAAATAAAAGTCTATTAGGTCACAATGCTATTTTTACTCCTGAAGTTATAGACGATATTCATATCAAAGCTCAACTTGGAAGATACAGAATGCGTGGAATGGCATTAATGAAAAAAATTCCAACATTTGATGATTTAGTATTCCTACCAGGAACTCTTACTAGATTTGTAATTGAAGGTTATAGAGAAAAATGTGAAACAAAAACTATTATCGGTCCTAATTGTGAGAACCCGATTGAACTAGATATACCAGTATATATTACAGGTATGAGTTTTGGTGCGCTTTCTTATGAAGCTAAAACTGCTTTAGCAAGAGGAGCAACAATGGCTGGAAGTGCTACTTGTTCAGGAGAGGGTGGAATGATTCCAGATGAAAGAAGATATTCTGAAAAATGGTACTATCAATGTATTCAATCAAGATACGGGTTTAACCCTCACCACGCTCAACTTGCTGATGCAATAGAAGTGTTTATTGGTCAAGGACAAAAAGTTGGAATGGGTGGACATTTAATGGGTCAAAAAGTTACTGATCAAGTTGCAGAAATGAGATCTTTACCATCTGGTATTGATCAAAGATCTCCAGCAAGACACCCCGACTGGCTAGGTCCAGATGATTTAGCTTTAAAAGTTGAAGAATTAAGACAACTTACAAAAAACAAAGTACCAATTCAGTTAAAACTAGGTGCATCAAAAGTTTATGATGATGTTCGTATGGCTGCAAAATGTAATCCTGACTCAATCTTTTTAGATGGTATGGAAGGTTCAACTGGAGCTGGTCCACATATAGCTGCTGCAAATACTGGTATCCCAGGAATTGCTGCAATCAGAGAAGCAAGAAGAGCTATTGATGATGTGGGTAAAACTGGACAGGTAACTTTAATTTATGCAGGTGGTATTAGAGATGGTGCTGATATGGCGAAGGCTTTAGCCTTAGGTGCTGATGCAATAGCAATTGGAACTGGTGCTTTAATAGCCTTAAACTGCAATAAAGATATTCCAGAAGCAAACTTTGAAAAAGAAATGGGTGTTAAGGCTGGTGACTGTTATCACTGCCACACTGGTCGTTGTCCAGTTGGTGTTGCAACCCAAGATCCTAAATTAAGAGCTAGATTAAATCCTGATGATGCTGCTTTAAGAGTTTATAATTACTTGCATGCAATGACATTAGAGGCTCAACTTTTAGCAAGAGCTTGTGGTAAAACTAATATTCACTCATTAGAACCAGAGGATTTAGCTGCACTAACAATGGAAGCTTCTGCACTAGCAAAAGTTCCTTTAACAGGAACCAACTTCACTGTTGGTGTTGATAACTATCACAAAATATAA
- a CDS encoding ammonium transporter — translation MDDQLGALTVIFTEFYYWVTVVLMFLIHVGFCMYEVGASRYKHHQHTLMKNTMVIPLVTVTWFFFGWWIYWAFPTGPGIAPSIMNESSALITDESTFSAKWYVANTEFMAVNLGDRISGVFWAAFLLFSWTAASIVSGAIIERITTFAFGILAIAIGSCFWVIDAAWGWHFDGWMLKILGYHDAYASGVIHAIAGGFALGVLIVLGPRIGKFSSSGEPRNIGPRNPWLVTVGLFLIYTGFWGFYAACNIPIFDLGPEYGMEGVTYWTATNIYVTPTTLSGITYNFLMSLSGGLLAGYVVAKGDPFWTYSSGLAGIICASAGNDLYHPIQAMLIGAIGVVISYKMHYWVERKFKIDDAVGAVAVHGYAGFVGLVICGFVLNGYPSSGYSVGAMWDGSTYASINPLGQFLGAIIMFGVLGMLPGYVLARILSAFGKLRIPREVEIAGLDYEIMEDDREAEKAVASATR, via the coding sequence ATGGATGATCAATTAGGCGCTCTTACAGTTATATTTACAGAATTTTACTACTGGGTAACAGTGGTATTAATGTTCCTGATTCACGTCGGGTTTTGTATGTATGAAGTTGGAGCCTCACGATACAAGCATCACCAACATACTTTAATGAAAAATACCATGGTAATACCACTAGTAACGGTAACCTGGTTTTTCTTTGGTTGGTGGATTTACTGGGCATTCCCAACAGGACCGGGAATAGCACCTTCAATAATGAATGAGAGTTCAGCATTAATTACTGATGAAAGTACTTTTAGTGCGAAATGGTATGTGGCAAATACTGAATTTATGGCTGTCAACTTAGGTGACCGTATAAGTGGAGTATTCTGGGCTGCATTCTTACTATTTTCATGGACAGCTGCTTCAATTGTTTCTGGAGCAATCATTGAAAGAATTACAACTTTTGCATTTGGTATTTTAGCAATTGCAATTGGTTCGTGTTTCTGGGTAATTGATGCTGCTTGGGGATGGCACTTTGATGGATGGATGCTTAAAATTTTAGGGTATCATGACGCTTATGCATCAGGAGTAATTCACGCAATTGCGGGTGGATTTGCTTTAGGTGTTCTAATCGTACTAGGACCTAGAATTGGAAAATTCTCATCAAGTGGTGAACCAAGAAATATAGGACCAAGAAATCCATGGCTAGTTACAGTTGGATTATTTTTAATCTATACTGGTTTCTGGGGATTTTATGCGGCATGTAATATACCAATATTTGATCTTGGACCTGAGTATGGAATGGAAGGTGTCACATACTGGACAGCAACAAACATATATGTAACCCCAACCACACTGAGTGGAATAACCTATAACTTCTTGATGTCACTATCAGGTGGATTATTGGCTGGATACGTGGTCGCTAAAGGTGATCCATTCTGGACTTACTCAAGTGGACTGGCTGGTATCATCTGTGCATCTGCAGGTAATGATTTGTATCACCCGATACAAGCAATGCTTATTGGTGCAATCGGTGTAGTTATTTCATATAAAATGCATTACTGGGTTGAACGTAAGTTCAAAATTGATGATGCAGTTGGTGCAGTAGCAGTGCATGGTTATGCAGGGTTTGTTGGTCTTGTAATTTGTGGATTTGTTTTAAATGGCTATCCTTCATCTGGATACAGTGTTGGAGCTATGTGGGACGGATCAACTTATGCATCAATCAATCCACTGGGACAATTCCTTGGAGCAATTATAATGTTCGGAGTTCTTGGAATGTTACCAGGTTATGTTTTAGCTAGAATACTAAGCGCATTTGGCAAATTAAGAATACCACGTGAAGTTGAAATAGCTGGACTAGACTATGAAATAATGGAGGACGATAGAGAAGCTGAAAAAGCGGTCGCCTCTGCAACTAGGTAA
- a CDS encoding class II glutamine amidotransferase, with the protein MCGIVGIYLKTKKYEKDLGKFLSGMLDGMATRGPDSAGFAIYTKQNKNKFKYSICLNQLTDKEFKKKISKFLKKITLKTFSDHVILETEEKPKKVLEILDTKLKEVSLVGYGKSINIFKQTGNPKDVVRKFKLSSFSGTHAIGHTRMATESAITTQGSHPYSTSEDECLVHNGSLSNHNNVRRSLKKEGQKFNSENDTEVAAGYISNQISKGENLEETLKNSLKDLDGFYTFIAGTKDGFALLRDEIACKPAVVAETKDYVAVASEFQCMAHLPNVNTAKIFEPKPGIVYHW; encoded by the coding sequence ATGTGTGGAATTGTAGGGATTTATCTTAAAACAAAGAAATACGAAAAAGATCTTGGTAAATTTTTATCTGGAATGCTTGATGGTATGGCGACTAGAGGCCCTGATAGTGCTGGATTTGCAATATATACAAAGCAAAATAAAAATAAATTTAAATACTCTATTTGTTTAAATCAATTAACAGATAAAGAATTTAAAAAAAAAATATCTAAATTTTTAAAAAAAATAACACTTAAAACTTTTTCGGATCATGTAATTCTTGAAACAGAGGAAAAACCCAAAAAGGTATTAGAAATCCTAGATACTAAATTAAAAGAAGTTTCTTTGGTGGGCTATGGTAAAAGTATTAATATTTTTAAACAAACGGGAAACCCTAAAGATGTCGTTAGAAAATTTAAATTATCTTCTTTTTCAGGAACTCATGCAATAGGCCATACTAGAATGGCAACAGAGAGTGCAATTACAACTCAAGGTTCTCACCCCTACTCTACATCAGAAGATGAGTGCTTGGTTCATAATGGATCTCTTTCAAATCATAACAACGTACGAAGGTCTTTAAAAAAAGAAGGTCAGAAATTTAATTCAGAAAATGATACTGAGGTTGCGGCTGGTTACATCTCTAATCAAATTTCAAAAGGAGAAAATCTAGAAGAAACCCTAAAAAATAGCCTAAAAGATTTAGATGGTTTCTACACCTTTATAGCTGGTACTAAAGATGGTTTTGCATTGTTGAGAGATGAAATAGCTTGCAAGCCAGCAGTTGTTGCAGAAACAAAAGATTATGTAGCGGTTGCTTCAGAATTTCAATGTATGGCGCACTTGCCAAATGTAAACACAGCTAAAATTTTTGAACCAAAACCAGGTATTGTTTATCACTGGTAA
- a CDS encoding protein glxC has product MNLDLNKKKLREINQLLQNVGREKNNRSFQILNPQGQHAICAGLKDDIEVSIKGHTGYYCAGMNKNASITVHGNVGTGVAENMMSGKVIIKGNASQSAGATGHGGSLIIEGDASSRCGISMKGINIIVKGSVGHMSAFMAQKGNLIILGDADADLGDSIYEAKIFVKGKVKSLGSDCIEKQMDDKNIKELNKIFKDLNISEDAKKFKRYGSARNLYNFKIDNVSSY; this is encoded by the coding sequence ATGAATTTAGATCTAAATAAAAAAAAACTAAGAGAAATTAATCAACTACTACAAAACGTTGGTAGAGAAAAAAATAACAGAAGTTTCCAAATTTTAAATCCCCAAGGTCAACACGCTATTTGTGCAGGTTTAAAAGATGATATTGAAGTTTCAATAAAAGGACACACTGGCTATTATTGTGCTGGGATGAATAAAAATGCTTCTATTACCGTACACGGAAATGTTGGAACGGGTGTAGCTGAAAACATGATGTCTGGTAAAGTAATTATCAAAGGCAATGCTTCGCAGTCTGCTGGTGCCACCGGACATGGGGGCTCTTTAATTATTGAAGGAGATGCAAGTTCAAGATGTGGAATTTCAATGAAGGGGATTAACATTATAGTAAAGGGGTCTGTTGGTCATATGTCAGCATTTATGGCACAAAAAGGTAATTTAATTATTTTGGGAGACGCTGATGCTGATTTAGGAGACTCAATTTATGAGGCAAAAATATTTGTTAAAGGTAAGGTTAAAAGTTTAGGTTCTGATTGTATAGAAAAACAAATGGATGATAAAAATATAAAGGAATTAAATAAAATTTTTAAAGATTTGAATATATCTGAAGATGCAAAAAAATTTAAAAGATATGGATCTGCAAGAAATTTATATAATTTTAAAATTGATAATGTGAGCTCATATTAG
- a CDS encoding FMN-binding glutamate synthase family protein: MKKDLKEFKTFPSSTIKEIQRAAKEGIYQIRGLGAKRKVPDFDDLVFLGASMSRYPLEGYREKCNTSVILGDRFAKNPIKLDIPITIAGMSFGALGANAKEALGRGASAMGTSTTTGDGGMTKEERGSSKYLVYQLLPSRYGMNPDDLRKADAIEIVVGQGAKPGGGGMLLGQKINKRVAGMRTLPEGIDQRSACRHPDWTGPDDLEIKIQELREITNWEKPIYIKVGAARPYYDTTLAVKAGADVVVLDGMQGGTAATQDVFIEHVGIPTLGALRESVDALKELNMHRKVQLIVSGGIRTGADVAKAIAMGADAVSIGSAAMMALNCNADLYRKDYEKLGTEPGYCHHCHTGKCPVGVATQDPILEKRLNPIEGGKRLKNYLSTLTLELQTLARANGKSDVRNLEPEDLAALTVEAAAMARVPLAGTDWIPGLKNKK; this comes from the coding sequence ATGAAAAAAGATTTAAAAGAATTTAAAACGTTTCCATCTTCAACAATTAAAGAAATTCAAAGAGCTGCTAAGGAAGGAATTTACCAAATTAGAGGATTGGGTGCTAAAAGAAAAGTTCCAGACTTTGATGACTTGGTATTTTTAGGAGCTTCCATGTCTAGATATCCATTAGAAGGTTATAGAGAGAAATGTAATACCTCTGTAATACTTGGAGACCGTTTTGCAAAAAATCCTATTAAATTAGATATACCAATTACTATTGCTGGAATGAGTTTTGGAGCTTTAGGTGCCAATGCAAAGGAAGCTTTGGGCAGAGGTGCTTCTGCTATGGGAACTTCGACAACCACTGGAGATGGAGGCATGACAAAAGAAGAAAGAGGATCTTCTAAATATCTAGTATATCAATTATTACCTTCTCGATACGGTATGAATCCAGATGATTTAAGAAAAGCAGATGCTATAGAAATAGTTGTGGGACAAGGTGCAAAACCTGGAGGGGGTGGAATGCTTCTTGGACAAAAAATTAATAAAAGAGTTGCTGGTATGAGAACTTTACCTGAGGGCATAGATCAAAGAAGTGCTTGTCGACATCCAGATTGGACAGGACCTGACGATTTAGAAATAAAAATTCAAGAATTGAGAGAAATTACAAATTGGGAAAAACCAATTTATATAAAAGTTGGAGCAGCAAGACCATACTATGATACGACTTTAGCAGTAAAAGCTGGTGCTGATGTTGTTGTGTTAGATGGAATGCAAGGTGGAACCGCTGCAACACAAGATGTTTTTATAGAACATGTGGGTATACCAACTCTTGGTGCCTTAAGAGAATCTGTAGATGCTTTAAAAGAATTGAACATGCATAGAAAAGTTCAATTAATTGTTTCTGGTGGAATTAGAACTGGTGCTGATGTTGCAAAAGCAATTGCAATGGGAGCAGATGCTGTATCAATAGGATCTGCTGCTATGATGGCTTTAAATTGTAATGCAGATCTTTATAGAAAAGATTACGAAAAACTTGGAACAGAGCCAGGTTACTGTCATCACTGTCATACAGGAAAATGTCCTGTAGGTGTTGCTACACAAGATCCTATACTAGAAAAAAGACTCAATCCTATAGAGGGGGGTAAAAGATTAAAAAATTATTTATCCACATTAACCCTAGAGTTGCAAACATTAGCAAGAGCAAATGGAAAATCAGATGTAAGAAATTTAGAACCTGAAGATTTAGCAGCTTTAACAGTAGAAGCTGCAGCAATGGCAAGAGTTCCACTGGCTGGAACAGATTGGATACCAGGACTAAAAAATAAAAAATAG
- the glnT gene encoding type III glutamate--ammonia ligase encodes MPINLSKIAKAKKIKYFLISFVDFFGVLRSKLVPAQAIADMQKNGAGFAGFATWLDMSPADGDMFALPDPKSLIQLPWNKEIGWLASDLYMYGKPVKASPRVMLKEQINKLDKKDLVMKSGVECEYFLISEDGSKIADARDTQSKPCYDQSALMRRYDLIKEICDSMITMGWNPYQNDHEDANGQFEMNWDYTDCLTTADRHVFFKYMVKSLAEKHGLRATFMPKPFSNLTGNGCHAHISLWNGKINKFLDNGDKLGLSKLAYNFLGGIMKLTQPLTAFFNPTINSYRRINAPPTKSGATWSPSSISYTGNNRTHMIRIPDKGRFELRLMDGAVNPYLLQAGVIAAGLHGINNKIDPGEPLSCNMYTDHKNYPHLKKLPDIIEDALDQLENSKEIKEAFGGDTIKSYLKLKRSEINDFNQEEKFDKKSSVTHWEKNSTLDC; translated from the coding sequence ATGCCTATTAATTTATCTAAAATTGCTAAAGCTAAAAAAATAAAATATTTTTTGATTAGTTTTGTAGATTTTTTTGGTGTCTTGAGATCAAAATTAGTACCAGCACAAGCGATTGCAGACATGCAAAAAAATGGGGCGGGTTTTGCAGGTTTTGCAACTTGGCTAGATATGTCTCCTGCAGATGGGGATATGTTTGCTCTACCAGATCCTAAAAGTTTAATTCAATTACCTTGGAACAAAGAAATTGGCTGGTTAGCTTCTGATTTATATATGTATGGTAAGCCTGTTAAGGCTTCACCTAGAGTAATGCTCAAAGAGCAAATTAATAAATTAGATAAAAAAGATTTGGTCATGAAGTCAGGTGTAGAGTGTGAATATTTTTTGATATCAGAAGATGGGAGTAAAATTGCTGATGCAAGAGACACTCAATCAAAACCTTGTTACGATCAGTCTGCTTTAATGAGGAGATATGATTTAATCAAAGAAATATGTGATAGCATGATTACTATGGGTTGGAACCCATACCAAAATGATCATGAAGATGCTAATGGCCAGTTTGAAATGAATTGGGATTATACAGATTGTTTAACTACTGCTGATAGACATGTATTCTTTAAATATATGGTGAAATCATTAGCTGAAAAACATGGTCTTAGAGCAACATTTATGCCAAAACCTTTTAGCAATCTAACTGGTAATGGCTGTCATGCTCACATTTCTTTATGGAATGGAAAAATTAATAAATTTCTAGATAATGGAGACAAATTAGGTTTGAGCAAATTAGCATATAATTTTCTAGGTGGAATTATGAAACTTACTCAGCCTTTAACTGCTTTTTTTAATCCGACAATTAATAGCTATAGAAGAATAAATGCACCACCAACAAAATCAGGAGCTACATGGTCACCTAGTAGTATTTCTTATACAGGAAATAATAGAACTCATATGATAAGAATTCCTGATAAAGGTAGATTTGAATTAAGGTTAATGGATGGAGCAGTAAATCCTTATTTACTTCAAGCTGGAGTAATAGCTGCTGGTTTACATGGAATAAATAATAAAATAGATCCTGGTGAACCTTTATCTTGTAATATGTACACTGATCATAAAAATTACCCTCACCTAAAAAAATTACCTGACATAATTGAAGATGCATTAGATCAACTAGAAAATAGTAAAGAAATTAAGGAAGCATTTGGCGGTGATACTATTAAAAGCTATCTAAAGTTAAAAAGGTCTGAAATTAATGATTTTAATCAAGAAGAAAAATTTGATAAAAAAAGTTCGGTAACTCACTGGGAAAAAAATAGCACTCTTGATTGTTAA
- a CDS encoding diaminopropionate ammonia-lyase, whose translation MQKNLWSITSFLENKNYKFNKENIFTQLPEKFIDEAIKAISSWDNYAPTPLVKLNKLNDELKFKNIYYKDEDKRFDLKSFKALGGAFAVYKIASEKKNITVSTATAGNHGRSVAWGAQRLGLKCKIFISEFVSESRAEAMRKLDAEVIRVKGNYDNSLKECIKQSKENNWEIVQDVSWEGYKEVPKLIMAGYTIMIKEILDEVKSNSISHVFLQAGVGGMAAAMIAGFAKLSQDIPKFIIVEPENADCVFQSIKNNKPTSVDIKKETVMGGMSCGDVSSIAWEILKNSSNYCLTISDEAISTTVALLAEKRLSDEKIIAGECAVPGIIALISSFNNKEYLDKLELNEQSNVLLFGCEGLTDSAMYQKLLSDGLQKI comes from the coding sequence ATGCAGAAAAACCTTTGGTCTATTACATCATTTTTAGAGAATAAAAATTATAAATTTAATAAAGAAAATATATTTACGCAACTTCCAGAAAAATTTATAGATGAAGCAATTAAGGCTATATCTAGTTGGGATAATTATGCCCCCACTCCATTGGTTAAATTAAATAAACTAAATGATGAATTAAAATTTAAAAATATTTACTACAAAGATGAGGATAAACGGTTTGATCTAAAATCTTTTAAAGCTTTAGGTGGAGCTTTTGCTGTTTATAAGATTGCCAGTGAAAAAAAGAATATAACTGTATCAACAGCAACAGCTGGAAATCATGGTCGATCTGTAGCCTGGGGAGCTCAAAGACTTGGATTAAAATGTAAAATATTTATAAGTGAATTTGTTAGTGAATCTAGAGCTGAAGCAATGCGTAAATTGGATGCTGAAGTGATTAGAGTTAAAGGTAATTATGATAATTCATTAAAAGAATGCATAAAACAATCTAAAGAAAATAATTGGGAAATTGTGCAAGATGTGTCTTGGGAAGGTTACAAGGAAGTACCAAAATTAATTATGGCTGGATACACCATAATGATTAAAGAAATTTTAGATGAAGTAAAATCTAATTCAATATCACACGTATTTCTTCAAGCTGGAGTTGGTGGAATGGCTGCAGCAATGATTGCTGGCTTTGCAAAATTATCACAAGATATTCCAAAATTTATTATTGTTGAACCGGAAAATGCAGACTGTGTATTTCAAAGTATTAAGAATAATAAACCCACAAGTGTTGATATTAAAAAGGAAACAGTAATGGGTGGAATGTCATGTGGTGATGTATCAAGTATTGCCTGGGAAATTTTAAAAAATTCTTCAAATTATTGTTTAACTATATCTGATGAAGCAATCTCAACTACTGTAGCATTGCTAGCAGAAAAGCGTTTATCCGATGAAAAAATAATAGCTGGTGAATGTGCGGTCCCAGGTATAATCGCGTTAATAAGCTCATTTAACAATAAAGAATACTTAGATAAGCTAGAGTTAAATGAACAATCAAATGTACTTTTATTTGGTTGTGAAGGTTTAACTGATAGTGCAATGTATCAAAAACTACTAAGTGATGGATTGCAAAAAATCTGA